The nucleotide window CGAAGATCGCCCCCGAGGCGCCGACGACGGCCGAGTTCGGCTCGGCGAGCCAGACGACGCCGACCGAACCGCCGAGGCCGGCGATGAGATACAGCGCGAGATAGCGCCACCGACCGAGCAGGCTTTCCAGCAGCTGCCCGAAGATCCAGAGCGTGTACATGTTCAGGGCGACATGCAGCACGAACCCCGTCGAGTGCACGAAGACGGCCGTGATCAGCCGCCACGGTTCGAACGAGAGCCCGCCGACCCCGGCGAGTGCGGCATCGCTCACGTACAGCGGTGAGAACAGCAGCCGGTTCGTGATGTCGAGGCCGGGGATCCACTGCAGCAGGAAGACGAGCAGGGTGACCCCGATGATGCCGTAGGTCATGACGGGCGCACCGCGGCCGGCGGCCGAGCGCACGCGCGTGAGCACGGCGGGCTTCGTCTTCGGCGCCTGCGCGCGCTGCTCCTTCATGCATTCGGGGCAGATCACGCCGACCGGCGCCTGCGTCATGCATTCGGGGCAGATGGTGCGCCCGCATCGCTGGCAGAGCACATAGCTCTGCCGGTCCGGATGCCGGTAGCAGGTGTCTCCGGAGCCGGCCGTGTTCGTCACGGGCGGTTAGACCTCTTCGACGGCGATGTGCTCGATCACGACGTCGTCGAGCGGACGGTCGCGGCCGTCGGTCGGCACGCTCGCGATCTTGTCCACGACGGCCTGGCTGGCGGCGTCGGTGACCTTGCCGAAGATGGAGTGCTTGCCCTGCAGCCACGTGGTCGGGCCGACGGTGATGAAGAACTGCGAGCCGTTGGTACCGCGGCCCATCTGGATGCCGGCGTTGGCCATGGCGAGCACGTAGGGCTCGGTGAAGTCGAGCTCGGGGCTGATCTCGTCGTCGAACTGGTAGCCGGGGCCGCCGATGCCCTGGCCGAGCGGGTCGCCGCCCTGGATCATGAAGCCGGGGATGATGCGGTGGAAGACGACGCCGTCGTAGAGCGGTTCGTTCTTCTTGTCGCCGGTGGCCGGGTGCGTCCACTCGATGTCGCCCGTGGCCAGGCCGACGAAGTTGCGGACGGTCTTGGGTGCCTGGTTGCCGTAGAGGTCGACCTTGATCGGCCCGAGGTTCGTGGTGATGGTCGCGACAGCGGTGGGGTGTGCCATGGCATCCATCCTCCCATAGCGGGCCTGGGCGGAGGCCTTGCGAGACGGCCGCGGAGGGCGGATCCGCACCCCCTGCCTGGGATCTCGCCGAGTCCTCTCCCCGATTCGGGCCCGTTGGGTGGCAAGATGGAGGAAGTTCGCTGCCGATTGATGGAGGTCGAGATGAGCCTGTCACGCACGCGCCGGAAGGAACTCAAGCGACTGCGCAGCAGTGCCGAGGACCTCTGGAACAACCAGCAGACCGTCCTCGAGCAGGCGAATCATGTCGCCCGCGAGGCGAGCCGCCAGCTCGGCAACGTCACGCGCGAAGAGGTCGTGCCGCGGGTTCGAGACGGGTATGAGCAATACGTGCGCCCCGCCGCGCACCAGGCGCGCCGCACCGTCGAGAACACGGCCGGCGGCGTCCTCGGATCGCTGCTGTCGATCGGCGACATCGCCCAGGATGCGCGTGTGCGCCGCACGGTCGGCCGTGTGGCCCCGAAGGCTCTGCCGCCGCAGAAGAAGAAGCGCGGCTTCGGCACCTACCTCGCGATCGGCGCCGGCGTGGCCGCGGCGGCCGCGGTGGTCTACGCGGTCTGGCAGACGTTCCGCGCCGACGACGAGCTCTGGGTCGCCGACGACGAGCCGGGCTCGAACCCCGAAGGCTGAGTTCCACGAAGAACGACCCCG belongs to Agromyces archimandritae and includes:
- a CDS encoding DNA helicase is translated as MSLSRTRRKELKRLRSSAEDLWNNQQTVLEQANHVAREASRQLGNVTREEVVPRVRDGYEQYVRPAAHQARRTVENTAGGVLGSLLSIGDIAQDARVRRTVGRVAPKALPPQKKKRGFGTYLAIGAGVAAAAAVVYAVWQTFRADDELWVADDEPGSNPEG
- a CDS encoding rhomboid family intramembrane serine protease, with amino-acid sequence MTNTAGSGDTCYRHPDRQSYVLCQRCGRTICPECMTQAPVGVICPECMKEQRAQAPKTKPAVLTRVRSAAGRGAPVMTYGIIGVTLLVFLLQWIPGLDITNRLLFSPLYVSDAALAGVGGLSFEPWRLITAVFVHSTGFVLHVALNMYTLWIFGQLLESLLGRWRYLALYLIAGLGGSVGVVWLAEPNSAVVGASGAIFGLMGAFLVIQRRLGGQTTQLFVLLGINFVIGFLPGVNISWQAHLGGLVAGAVAGFVFMETRKRSQRTLQAWLLAAIAVVLLVLAGRYLYFPLLG
- a CDS encoding peptidylprolyl isomerase; protein product: MAHPTAVATITTNLGPIKVDLYGNQAPKTVRNFVGLATGDIEWTHPATGDKKNEPLYDGVVFHRIIPGFMIQGGDPLGQGIGGPGYQFDDEISPELDFTEPYVLAMANAGIQMGRGTNGSQFFITVGPTTWLQGKHSIFGKVTDAASQAVVDKIASVPTDGRDRPLDDVVIEHIAVEEV